ATCTTCGATGGTGGGGTGGCGTTTGGTTTGGGTGAGCACCTGCCCTCCCAAGGTGACGCCGTGATAGAGCATCACGCCTTCACCGATCTCTGCGGTTTCGCCAATAACGATGCCCATGCCGTGGTCGATGAAGAAGCGCCGGCCAATGGTGGCACCGGGGTGGATTTCAATGCCGGTGAGAAAGCGCGTGAACTGCGCCAGGATTCGTGCCGGGCCTTTGAGATCGCGTTGCCACAGCCAGTGGGCGACGCGGTGGGCCCAAATGGCGTGGAGGCCTGAATAAACGATGGCGTTTTCAACGTCCCCACGTGCTGCTGGGTCGTGCTCGCGGGCGTTGCGCAGATCCTCACGGATCGTTCGCAGGATGTGCTTCATGTTTGTTAAACCTATCAGTCAGCGCAAC
This window of the Corynebacterium pseudopelargi genome carries:
- the epsC gene encoding serine O-acetyltransferase EpsC: MKHILRTIREDLRNAREHDPAARGDVENAIVYSGLHAIWAHRVAHWLWQRDLKGPARILAQFTRFLTGIEIHPGATIGRRFFIDHGMGIVIGETAEIGEGVMLYHGVTLGGQVLTQTKRHPTIEDGVTIGAGAKVLGPITIGEGSAIGANAVVTKDVPAKHIAVGIPAKARPRKDGECIKLVDPDYYI